Proteins encoded together in one Thermophilibacter immobilis window:
- the pheS gene encoding phenylalanine--tRNA ligase subunit alpha, producing MAMSDDLTSIEAHVKEGLAQAASMEALEALRVGVLGKKGSLTQIMRSMGKVAPEERPAMGQLANTVRGNVEAALAARRDELSAELMERRMAADACDVTLPGRTLNLGTQHLISQIREEIEDIFVGLGYTVEDGPYLETTYYNFTALNVPEDHPSRSAKDTFYVVDNAPEGKGAHVQGESDILLRTQTSGVQAHVMESTEPPIYMICPGTVFRPDTADANHLPQFTQVEGLVVDEGITFGDLKGTLDYFTREIFGKDRATRYRPHFFPFTEPSCEVDVSCGVCGGKGCRFCKNTGWLEILGCGMVDPNVFVNCGVDPEKYTGFAFGIGVERVACLRYDLPDLRMLMTGDMRFLNQF from the coding sequence ATGGCGATGTCCGACGACCTCACGTCCATCGAGGCGCACGTCAAGGAGGGTCTTGCACAGGCTGCGAGCATGGAGGCCCTGGAGGCCCTACGCGTGGGGGTGCTCGGCAAGAAGGGGAGCCTGACCCAGATCATGCGCTCAATGGGCAAGGTCGCGCCCGAGGAGCGCCCGGCGATGGGCCAGCTCGCCAATACGGTGCGCGGCAACGTGGAGGCTGCGCTCGCGGCTCGTCGCGATGAGCTCTCGGCCGAGCTCATGGAGCGCAGGATGGCGGCCGACGCCTGCGACGTCACGCTGCCGGGCCGCACGCTCAACCTGGGCACGCAGCACCTCATCAGCCAGATCCGCGAGGAGATCGAGGACATCTTCGTGGGGCTGGGCTACACGGTCGAGGACGGCCCGTACCTCGAGACCACCTATTACAACTTCACCGCGCTGAACGTCCCCGAGGACCATCCGAGCCGCTCGGCCAAGGACACCTTCTACGTGGTCGACAACGCGCCCGAGGGCAAGGGCGCCCACGTCCAGGGCGAGTCGGACATCCTCCTGCGCACCCAGACCTCGGGCGTGCAGGCCCACGTCATGGAGTCAACCGAGCCTCCCATCTACATGATCTGCCCGGGCACCGTCTTTAGGCCGGACACTGCCGACGCCAACCACCTGCCTCAGTTCACGCAGGTCGAGGGCCTGGTCGTGGACGAGGGCATTACCTTCGGCGACCTCAAGGGCACCCTGGACTACTTCACCCGCGAGATCTTTGGCAAGGATCGCGCCACGCGCTATCGCCCTCATTTCTTCCCGTTCACAGAGCCCAGCTGCGAGGTGGACGTCTCCTGCGGCGTCTGCGGTGGCAAGGGCTGCCGCTTCTGCAAGAACACGGGCTGGCTCGAGATCCTGGGCTGCGGCATGGTCGACCCCAACGTGTTCGTCAACTGCGGCGTGGACCCCGAGAAGTACACGGGCTTCGCCTTTGGCATCGGCGTCGAGCGCGTGGCCTGCCTGCGCTACGACCTGCCCGACCTCCGCATGCTCATGACCGGTGACATGCGCTTCCTGAACCAGTTCTAA
- the pheT gene encoding phenylalanine--tRNA ligase subunit beta, giving the protein MRISYEWLNSLVDLPDDPAELVAEFTRTGTEVEAVEKVGADLEHVVTAQVVSKRPHPDSDHMWLCQVDVGQKNVDPDGNPVPLQIVCGAQNFSEGDKIVCALVGAVLPGGVKIKKSKLRGIESCGMNCSERELGLGSDHEGIMILPPDTPVGLDFTDYQGLSDTVIDAEITPNRPDCLSMCGLAVEVSAMLNVDTHIELPRVAHESGPDAHDLVDVTIADPALCGRYTARVVRNVKIGPSPEWLARRVAAAGGRSINNVVDVTNYVMYLTGQPLHAFDLGKLSDRDGRRHIVVRAAQDGEKLVTLDETERTLTSDMCVITDDGLTPVALAGVMGGLNSDIDESTCDVLLESATFSAGHISRTSRSLDLMSEASIRYERQVDGANCANVAQVAAALFEQCCAAEVCPGIVDAYPAPVEPVVIALRTGRVRALAGAAIPNWFMAERLGRLGCAIEKLDVAHYQVTAPTSRPDLTREVDLIEEVVRLWGEGDITATLPAPRNHAGGLTVEQRRLRLIGSTLRACGLSETSTYCFADKDDLGRLNIPETGRGVPVRIINPLVADQSEMRRSLLPGLLRSVSYNVDHDVDNVALYEVGRVFFGREHASQPDEPSYVCGVLAGRRADDAWNQRFDEYDFFDAKGMVEQLLGALRLTKVRFKVAAPEGYPWLQPGRAAEVLAAGESVGWVGNVHPRSLANLGLEVPVVAFELSCAALLRLACDELPYRDVPTLPGVTHDLAIVVDESITYEQLAQRIRSAGGKLLADVRLFDVYRDPVRVGEGKKSMAFSLTYRAADRTLTSEEVERAHEKLVSKVCRSTGGEVRS; this is encoded by the coding sequence ATGCGCATCTCATACGAGTGGCTGAACTCCCTGGTGGACCTCCCCGACGACCCGGCCGAGCTCGTGGCCGAGTTCACGCGCACGGGCACTGAGGTCGAGGCGGTCGAGAAGGTCGGCGCCGACCTCGAGCACGTGGTCACGGCCCAGGTCGTGAGCAAGAGGCCGCACCCCGACTCGGACCACATGTGGCTCTGCCAGGTCGACGTGGGCCAGAAGAACGTGGACCCTGACGGCAACCCCGTGCCGCTGCAGATCGTCTGCGGCGCCCAGAACTTCAGCGAGGGCGACAAGATCGTCTGCGCCCTGGTCGGCGCGGTCCTGCCCGGCGGCGTCAAGATCAAGAAGAGCAAGCTGCGCGGCATCGAGTCCTGCGGCATGAACTGCTCGGAGCGCGAGCTGGGACTGGGGTCGGACCACGAGGGCATCATGATCTTGCCGCCGGACACGCCGGTGGGCCTGGACTTCACGGACTACCAGGGTCTCTCTGACACGGTCATCGACGCGGAGATCACCCCCAACCGTCCCGACTGCCTCTCCATGTGCGGCCTTGCCGTGGAGGTCTCGGCGATGCTCAACGTTGACACCCACATCGAGCTTCCGCGCGTTGCTCACGAGTCGGGCCCGGACGCCCACGACCTCGTGGACGTGACCATCGCGGACCCCGCGCTCTGCGGCCGCTATACCGCGCGCGTCGTGCGCAACGTGAAGATCGGCCCCTCGCCGGAGTGGCTCGCGCGCCGCGTCGCCGCGGCCGGCGGGCGCTCGATCAACAACGTCGTGGACGTGACCAACTACGTGATGTACCTCACGGGTCAGCCTCTGCACGCCTTTGACCTGGGTAAGCTTTCCGATCGCGACGGAAGGCGCCACATCGTCGTGCGCGCCGCGCAAGACGGCGAGAAGCTCGTCACGCTCGACGAGACCGAGCGCACCCTCACGAGCGACATGTGCGTCATCACCGACGACGGCCTGACGCCCGTGGCGCTCGCCGGCGTCATGGGCGGCCTCAACTCCGACATCGACGAGTCCACCTGTGACGTGCTCCTGGAGAGCGCGACCTTCTCGGCGGGCCACATCTCCCGTACGAGCCGCAGCCTCGACCTCATGAGCGAGGCCTCCATTCGTTACGAGCGCCAGGTCGACGGCGCGAACTGCGCCAACGTGGCCCAGGTCGCGGCGGCCCTCTTCGAGCAGTGCTGCGCGGCCGAGGTCTGCCCGGGCATCGTGGACGCCTACCCCGCACCCGTGGAACCGGTCGTCATCGCCTTGCGCACGGGGCGCGTGCGCGCCCTGGCCGGCGCGGCGATTCCCAACTGGTTCATGGCCGAGCGCCTGGGGCGTCTGGGATGCGCCATCGAGAAGCTCGATGTGGCTCACTACCAGGTCACGGCTCCCACGAGCCGACCCGACCTCACCCGCGAGGTCGACCTCATCGAGGAGGTCGTGCGCCTGTGGGGCGAGGGCGACATCACGGCGACCCTGCCCGCCCCCAGAAACCACGCCGGTGGCCTCACGGTGGAGCAGCGCCGCCTGCGCCTCATCGGCTCCACGCTGCGTGCCTGTGGCCTCTCCGAGACCTCCACGTACTGCTTCGCCGACAAGGACGACCTGGGCCGCCTGAACATCCCCGAGACCGGCCGCGGCGTCCCCGTCCGGATCATCAACCCTCTCGTGGCTGACCAGTCCGAGATGCGTCGCTCGCTTCTGCCGGGGCTTCTGCGCTCGGTTTCCTACAACGTGGACCACGACGTGGACAACGTGGCGCTCTACGAGGTGGGCCGCGTCTTCTTTGGCCGCGAGCACGCGAGCCAGCCCGACGAGCCCAGCTACGTCTGCGGGGTCCTGGCGGGCAGGCGCGCCGACGACGCCTGGAACCAGCGCTTCGACGAGTACGACTTCTTTGACGCCAAGGGCATGGTCGAGCAGCTTCTGGGTGCGCTGCGCCTCACCAAGGTGCGCTTCAAGGTGGCCGCGCCCGAGGGCTACCCCTGGCTGCAGCCGGGACGCGCCGCCGAGGTCCTGGCGGCCGGGGAGTCCGTGGGCTGGGTGGGCAACGTCCACCCGCGCTCGCTCGCCAACCTGGGCCTGGAGGTCCCGGTCGTGGCCTTCGAGCTGTCGTGTGCGGCGCTCCTGCGCCTGGCTTGCGACGAGCTGCCCTACCGAGACGTCCCCACGCTGCCCGGCGTGACGCACGACCTGGCCATCGTCGTGGACGAGTCGATCACCTACGAGCAGCTCGCGCAGCGCATTCGCTCGGCGGGAGGCAAGCTCCTGGCCGACGTGCGTCTCTTCGACGTCTACCGCGACCCCGTGCGGGTGGGGGAGGGCAAGAAGTCCATGGCCTTCTCGCTCACGTATCGCGCGGCCGATCGCACGCTGACCTCAGAGGAGGTCGAGCGAGCCCACGAGAAGCTCGTGAGCAAGGTCTGCCGCTCCACCGGCGGCGAGGTTCGCTCCTAG
- a CDS encoding TetR/AcrR family transcriptional regulator, producing MPKNETRDTKEVILTVALKLFSERGYDGVGIRDISNEIGIRESALYKHFSGKQDIFDSILKGIEHRYQEEVATFTPPGSMENILSGKSDVRGELFRISITMFQFYLKTEYGSQLRRMLTIEQYRTSEAGKFFRELILNKGLDYISGVFTNLINNDIYINADPTVMALQFYSPLYLLLSKYDNQPEKYEEALSFLERHITVFNKMYLRSDKL from the coding sequence ATGCCAAAAAACGAAACACGGGATACAAAGGAAGTTATTTTGACAGTTGCGCTAAAGCTGTTTTCTGAAAGAGGCTATGACGGAGTTGGTATCCGTGACATATCAAACGAAATCGGAATACGGGAGAGCGCCCTTTACAAGCATTTTAGCGGAAAACAAGACATTTTTGACTCAATTCTCAAAGGCATTGAGCATCGTTATCAAGAGGAAGTTGCTACTTTTACTCCCCCTGGAAGTATGGAAAATATTCTCTCGGGAAAAAGTGATGTAAGAGGGGAATTATTTCGAATCAGCATTACGATGTTCCAGTTCTATCTCAAAACAGAGTATGGTTCGCAACTGCGCAGAATGTTGACGATAGAACAGTATCGAACCTCGGAGGCAGGTAAGTTTTTCAGGGAATTAATCCTAAACAAGGGTTTAGATTATATATCAGGCGTGTTTACTAATTTAATAAATAATGATATTTATATTAATGCTGACCCAACAGTAATGGCCTTGCAGTTTTATTCACCTCTGTACTTGCTGTTATCAAAATACGACAATCAGCCCGAAAAATATGAAGAAGCTTTATCTTTTTTAGAAAGACATATTACGGTATTCAATAAAATGTATTTAAGGAGCGACAAACTATGA
- a CDS encoding Crp/Fnr family transcriptional regulator, producing the protein MQESQKTTAPRHEQLARELMGTALFRGIAREETAAMLGCLDVRERTFEPREIIFRMGDKIRALGIVLDGGVRMEHVDAWGNVSVLGYVGPGDAFGENYACAPDVALLVNVMTVERTRVALLDVTRVLTLCSSVCPYHTKLVENLLALSARKNIELSRRAFHTSPKTIRAKLLSYLSGEATRAGSRRFTIPYNREQLAGYLSVNRSALSNELSQMERDGLIHVRRNEFELCAPGGQR; encoded by the coding sequence ATGCAAGAGTCCCAGAAGACCACGGCACCACGACACGAGCAGCTCGCTCGCGAGCTCATGGGCACGGCGCTGTTCCGCGGCATCGCGCGGGAGGAGACCGCCGCCATGCTCGGCTGTCTGGACGTGCGCGAGCGCACCTTCGAGCCCAGAGAGATCATCTTTCGCATGGGCGACAAGATCCGCGCGCTGGGCATCGTGCTCGACGGGGGCGTGCGCATGGAGCACGTCGACGCCTGGGGCAACGTGTCCGTGCTGGGCTACGTGGGACCGGGCGACGCCTTTGGCGAGAACTACGCCTGCGCCCCCGACGTCGCGCTGCTCGTGAACGTGATGACAGTCGAGCGGACGCGCGTGGCGCTTCTCGACGTCACGCGCGTCCTCACGCTGTGCTCAAGTGTTTGCCCCTATCACACCAAGCTCGTCGAGAACCTCCTGGCGCTCTCGGCACGCAAGAACATCGAGCTCTCTCGGCGCGCCTTCCACACCAGCCCCAAGACCATCCGCGCGAAGCTGCTCTCCTACCTCTCCGGCGAGGCCACGCGAGCCGGAAGCCGCCGCTTCACGATCCCGTACAACCGCGAGCAGCTCGCCGGCTACCTGAGCGTCAACCGCAGCGCCCTGTCGAACGAGCTCTCGCAGATGGAGCGCGACGGCCTGATTCATGTCCGCCGCAACGAGTTCGAGCTCTGCGCGCCAGGCGGCCAACGCTAG
- the hcp gene encoding hydroxylamine reductase, giving the protein MRGALMVTLDKIDASMFCFQCEQTAGCSGCTSKAGVCGKDNVTARAQDELTGALVGLARAAEGKPANRDAARTLLEGMFTCVTNVDFDALAVQAVTAHVRAVARGLNGDVVPQEYNLDRLWNEPDEDVRSVKSLILFGLRGMAAYAHHAFVLDYVDDDLSERFYECLRAIGSDGTVADLLPVALCVGEANYTCMGLLDRANTQSFGAPVPTEVPLAVEPGPFIVVSGHDLKDLSQLLDQTDGRGVNVYTHGEMLPAHAYPELKRHPQLKGNFGTAWQNQCREFDGMPAPVLFTTNCIQRPRKSYADRVFTTGLVQFPGLPHIEEDANATKDFSAVIDRALELGGYDELERLTGINGGASVTTGFGHDAVLGVADKVIEAVKSGAVSHIFLVGGCDGAKPGRNYYTEFVEKAPKDSLILTLACGKFRFNDLDLGTIGGLPRILDMGQCNDAYSALVVATALAKAFDCGVNDLPLTLVLSWYEQKAVAILLTLLSLGLKGIYLGPTLPAFISPNVLDTLVKVYDIRPTSTPDADLAMILGK; this is encoded by the coding sequence GTGAGGGGAGCTCTTATGGTCACGCTCGACAAGATCGATGCCAGCATGTTCTGCTTCCAGTGCGAGCAGACGGCCGGATGCAGCGGCTGCACGTCCAAGGCGGGTGTCTGCGGCAAGGACAACGTCACGGCGCGGGCTCAAGACGAGCTCACCGGCGCCCTCGTGGGACTCGCTCGCGCGGCCGAGGGCAAGCCCGCCAACAGGGACGCCGCGCGTACGCTGCTCGAGGGAATGTTCACCTGCGTGACCAACGTCGACTTCGACGCTCTGGCCGTCCAGGCCGTCACAGCTCACGTGCGGGCGGTGGCCCGCGGGCTCAACGGGGACGTGGTGCCCCAGGAGTACAACCTCGACCGCCTCTGGAACGAGCCCGACGAGGACGTTCGCTCGGTCAAGTCGCTCATCTTGTTTGGCCTGCGCGGCATGGCCGCCTATGCACATCACGCCTTCGTGCTCGACTACGTTGACGACGACCTCAGCGAGCGCTTCTACGAGTGTCTGCGCGCCATCGGCTCGGACGGCACCGTGGCCGACCTTCTGCCGGTCGCGCTTTGCGTGGGCGAGGCCAACTACACCTGCATGGGGCTGCTCGACCGCGCCAACACCCAGAGCTTCGGCGCGCCCGTTCCCACCGAGGTGCCGCTCGCCGTGGAGCCTGGCCCCTTCATCGTGGTGTCCGGCCACGACCTCAAGGACCTCTCCCAGCTGCTCGACCAGACCGACGGGCGCGGCGTGAACGTCTACACGCACGGCGAGATGCTGCCGGCGCACGCCTACCCCGAGCTCAAGCGTCACCCCCAGCTCAAGGGCAACTTCGGTACCGCCTGGCAGAACCAGTGCCGGGAGTTCGACGGCATGCCCGCGCCGGTGCTCTTCACCACGAACTGCATTCAGCGTCCCCGCAAGAGCTACGCAGACCGCGTGTTCACTACGGGCCTGGTGCAGTTCCCGGGTTTGCCACACATCGAGGAGGACGCGAACGCTACCAAGGACTTCTCGGCCGTCATAGACCGTGCACTCGAGCTGGGCGGCTATGATGAGCTCGAGCGCCTCACGGGCATCAACGGCGGCGCAAGCGTGACCACGGGCTTTGGCCACGACGCAGTGCTCGGCGTGGCCGATAAGGTCATCGAGGCCGTGAAGAGCGGCGCGGTGAGCCACATCTTTCTCGTCGGCGGCTGCGACGGGGCCAAGCCGGGTCGCAACTACTACACGGAGTTCGTGGAGAAGGCGCCCAAGGACTCGCTGATTCTCACGCTCGCCTGCGGCAAGTTCCGCTTCAACGATCTCGACCTGGGCACGATCGGCGGCCTGCCGCGCATCCTTGACATGGGGCAGTGCAATGACGCCTACAGCGCTCTGGTGGTGGCCACCGCGCTCGCCAAGGCCTTCGACTGTGGCGTGAACGACCTGCCGCTCACCCTTGTGCTCTCCTGGTACGAGCAGAAGGCCGTGGCCATTCTACTCACGCTGCTCTCGCTGGGCCTCAAGGGCATCTACCTCGGGCCCACCCTGCCGGCGTTCATCTCGCCCAATGTGCTCGACACACTAGTCAAGGTCTACGACATTCGCCCGACCTCGACGCCCGATGCTGACTTGGCGATGATTCTAGGAAAGTAG
- a CDS encoding pyridoxamine 5'-phosphate oxidase family protein translates to MSDYAATEKYTTLGPDALAASLRAVEGVSVVATVNEDGTPNAAILVPMMPDASHVVMTLARNRTRENLERTGHAVLVYDVASPHAAEKAERHCGVRMRLSLVSPDESEHAEVAALWPHMTPFTMILGVDEVEPLG, encoded by the coding sequence ATGAGCGACTACGCAGCAACCGAGAAGTACACGACCCTTGGGCCAGACGCCCTCGCAGCATCCCTGCGCGCGGTGGAGGGGGTCAGCGTCGTGGCCACAGTCAACGAGGACGGCACGCCCAACGCGGCCATCTTGGTGCCCATGATGCCCGACGCCAGCCATGTGGTCATGACGCTCGCACGCAATCGCACGCGAGAAAACCTCGAGCGCACGGGCCATGCCGTCCTGGTCTACGACGTCGCGAGCCCTCATGCGGCCGAGAAGGCCGAGCGCCATTGCGGGGTCCGCATGCGCCTCTCGCTCGTCTCGCCCGATGAGTCCGAGCACGCCGAGGTGGCCGCCCTGTGGCCGCACATGACGCCTTTCACCATGATCTTGGGCGTCGACGAGGTCGAGCCCCTCGGGTAG
- a CDS encoding ATP-binding protein — MQRTNVIERPTYQRLLESYRETEQVKVLQGIRRCGKSTLMELFCDSLRAGGVAQENLFYRRFDMLGMPFEMSGETLVRDVTQARAHANRNETFYVFLDEVQEVTGWEKAVRQLHTAPGVDVYLTGSNARILSSELATLLAGRTVTLDVYPLSFTEYLDFVNTLDHKETPFPSSVDELFARYVRFGGMPSLFSLRTQDEQTITRELSSIFDTVLLNDVAKRLGIRDIALLERLVAYLFSTSGNLFSTRKVTGALTSIGRKASASTVESYIAALRQAFIINEVYQTGASGKELLAPLRKFYPADTGLRNFASRFSSQNLGFQLENVVYLELRRRGFSVKVGVTDRAEIDFVARKLDQKTYVQVSQSVLSEEVRGRELAPLRGVGDSFPKMLLTLDRFDLGTTQDGIRIVNLVDWLREEDPA, encoded by the coding sequence ATGCAAAGGACCAACGTCATCGAGCGCCCAACCTATCAGCGCCTCCTTGAGTCCTACCGCGAAACTGAACAGGTGAAAGTCCTTCAGGGAATTCGCCGGTGCGGAAAGTCGACCCTTATGGAGCTATTCTGTGACAGCCTTCGCGCCGGTGGCGTTGCACAAGAGAACCTCTTTTATCGGAGATTCGACATGCTGGGGATGCCTTTTGAGATGTCGGGGGAGACCCTCGTACGCGACGTCACCCAAGCGCGCGCCCACGCCAACAGAAACGAGACCTTCTACGTGTTCCTGGATGAGGTGCAGGAGGTCACTGGCTGGGAGAAGGCCGTTCGCCAGCTGCACACGGCTCCCGGCGTGGACGTATACCTTACCGGCTCGAACGCACGGATACTCTCCTCGGAGCTTGCGACGCTACTTGCGGGGCGAACCGTGACGCTTGACGTCTACCCGCTCTCGTTCACGGAGTATCTTGACTTCGTTAATACGCTCGATCACAAAGAGACTCCCTTTCCCTCCTCGGTTGACGAGCTCTTTGCGCGTTACGTGCGCTTTGGGGGAATGCCAAGCCTCTTCTCGCTCAGGACCCAAGATGAGCAGACCATCACCCGAGAGCTCTCTTCGATATTCGACACGGTGCTTTTGAATGACGTCGCAAAACGGCTTGGCATCCGCGACATCGCCTTGCTGGAGCGCCTGGTCGCGTATCTATTCAGCACGTCGGGGAACCTCTTCTCGACCCGCAAGGTGACGGGCGCTCTCACGAGCATAGGGAGAAAGGCGAGCGCAAGCACCGTGGAGTCCTATATTGCCGCTCTGAGGCAGGCGTTCATCATAAACGAGGTCTACCAGACGGGGGCGAGCGGAAAGGAGCTGCTCGCCCCGCTGCGAAAGTTCTATCCCGCCGACACTGGGCTGCGCAACTTCGCGTCCCGGTTCTCATCACAGAATCTGGGGTTTCAGCTAGAGAACGTTGTCTATCTGGAGCTCCGTAGAAGGGGCTTCTCCGTTAAGGTGGGCGTTACGGATAGAGCCGAGATTGATTTTGTGGCGCGCAAACTCGATCAAAAAACCTATGTGCAGGTGAGTCAGAGCGTGCTGTCCGAAGAGGTACGCGGGCGGGAGCTTGCGCCGCTGCGCGGCGTCGGCGACTCGTTTCCCAAGATGTTGCTCACCCTTGATCGCTTTGACCTTGGGACTACGCAGGATGGCATCCGTATAGTGAATCTCGTGGACTGGCTCCGCGAGGAGGACCCGGCATGA
- the pyk gene encoding pyruvate kinase, which yields MAFSKKTKIVCTMGPSTEDEEVLRQLILHGMNVARFNFSHGSHEYHRTMIEKVRSLSKELAIPVAILLDTKGPEVRTGVLKDGQKVTLETGKSCIVTTDDDVVGTAGRFSLDYKNLPNEVEKGSVILIDDGLIGLEVDHVVGTDMHCVITNGGELGEHKGVNVPNVNIGLPSVTAQDRADIMFGCELGIDAIAASFIRDGSAVNEIRKICVEMGTPDVQIFPKIESALGVKNFDEILHAADGIMVARGDLGVEVPAAQVPHIQKIIIKKCNEHYKPVITATQMLDSMQRNPRPTRAEITDVANAVYDGTDCVMLSGETAAGKYPIDAVRTMSEICKETEKYLPEGNYYYDRGGVRNVNGATGFAAVEMADRVGAKCILVPTHSGRSARLVSNFRPKMPLYAMSPSDESIRRTCFYWGVYAFRTTEQGSLSNTLYNALTVAKESGVAESGDIVVLTAGDPQTSPRLGDYTTSTNMAMIAQVQ from the coding sequence ATGGCATTCAGCAAGAAGACCAAGATCGTGTGCACGATGGGTCCATCGACCGAGGACGAAGAGGTGCTGCGCCAGCTCATCCTGCATGGCATGAACGTCGCGCGCTTCAACTTCTCGCACGGCAGCCACGAGTATCACCGCACGATGATCGAGAAGGTCCGCTCGCTCTCCAAGGAGCTCGCCATTCCCGTCGCGATCCTGCTCGACACCAAGGGCCCCGAGGTCCGCACCGGCGTCCTCAAGGACGGCCAGAAGGTCACGCTCGAGACGGGCAAGTCCTGCATCGTGACCACCGACGACGACGTCGTGGGCACCGCCGGGCGCTTCTCGCTCGACTACAAGAACCTTCCCAACGAGGTCGAGAAGGGCTCCGTCATCCTGATCGACGACGGCCTCATCGGCCTCGAAGTCGATCACGTCGTGGGCACCGACATGCACTGCGTGATCACCAACGGCGGCGAGCTCGGCGAGCACAAGGGCGTCAACGTCCCCAACGTCAACATCGGCCTGCCCTCCGTCACCGCGCAGGACCGCGCCGACATCATGTTCGGCTGCGAGCTGGGCATCGACGCCATCGCGGCCTCCTTCATCCGCGACGGCTCGGCCGTCAACGAGATCCGCAAGATCTGCGTCGAGATGGGCACGCCGGACGTCCAGATCTTCCCCAAGATCGAGAGCGCCCTAGGCGTCAAGAACTTCGACGAGATTCTCCACGCGGCCGACGGCATCATGGTCGCCCGCGGAGACCTAGGCGTCGAGGTCCCCGCAGCGCAGGTCCCGCACATCCAGAAGATTATCATCAAGAAGTGCAACGAGCACTACAAGCCGGTCATCACGGCGACCCAGATGCTCGACTCCATGCAGCGCAACCCGCGCCCCACGCGCGCCGAGATCACCGACGTCGCCAACGCCGTCTACGATGGCACCGACTGTGTCATGCTCTCGGGCGAGACGGCCGCCGGCAAGTACCCCATCGACGCCGTGCGCACCATGTCCGAGATCTGCAAGGAGACCGAGAAGTACCTCCCCGAAGGCAACTACTACTACGACCGGGGCGGCGTGCGCAACGTGAACGGCGCCACGGGGTTTGCCGCCGTGGAGATGGCCGACCGCGTGGGCGCCAAGTGCATCCTCGTCCCCACGCACTCCGGCCGCTCCGCGCGCCTCGTCTCCAACTTTCGCCCGAAGATGCCGCTCTACGCGATGTCCCCGAGCGATGAGAGCATTCGCCGCACCTGCTTCTACTGGGGGGTCTACGCCTTTCGCACGACCGAGCAGGGCTCGCTTTCCAACACGCTCTACAACGCGCTGACGGTGGCAAAGGAAAGCGGCGTCGCCGAGTCCGGCGACATCGTGGTCCTCACGGCCGGCGACCCCCAGACCTCACCGCGCCTGGGCGACTACACCACCTCCACCAACATGGCGATGATCGCGCAGGTCCAGTAG
- a CDS encoding 2-hydroxyacid dehydrogenase produces the protein MKILFYGTASYDKDSFTRELADYPTIQIDFIESNLTPMTAALARGYDSVCAFVNADVGAMTLEILAGFGVKLILMRCAGYDVVNVPVATDLGIHVTRVPAYSPEAIAEHAMGLALCANRRIHKGYLRVRENDFSLSGLVGETLFGKTAGIVGTGRIGAALCRICKGFGMTVLGADLYPNQRLVDEEHVVDEYVKYDELYRRSDLISLHAFLNDESRHMINDESIAQMKDGVIFVNTGRGGLVDTQALIRGILSGKIGAAGLDVYDEESPNVYQNRAGEVIDSVTARLCSFPNVVMTSHQAFFTHEALAQIARVTLDNAQALANGTDFVERSVVC, from the coding sequence ATGAAGATTCTTTTCTATGGAACCGCCAGCTACGACAAGGACTCCTTCACACGGGAGCTCGCCGACTACCCCACCATCCAGATCGACTTCATCGAGTCGAACCTCACGCCCATGACGGCGGCGCTGGCTCGCGGCTACGACAGCGTCTGTGCCTTCGTCAACGCCGACGTGGGCGCCATGACCCTCGAGATCCTGGCCGGCTTTGGCGTCAAGCTCATCCTCATGCGCTGCGCCGGCTACGACGTCGTCAACGTCCCTGTGGCCACCGATCTGGGCATTCACGTCACGCGCGTCCCCGCCTACTCGCCGGAGGCCATAGCCGAGCACGCCATGGGCCTGGCCCTGTGCGCCAACCGCCGCATCCACAAGGGCTACCTGCGCGTCCGCGAGAACGACTTCAGCCTCTCGGGGCTCGTCGGCGAGACCCTCTTTGGCAAGACCGCCGGCATCGTGGGCACCGGGCGCATCGGCGCGGCCCTCTGCCGCATCTGCAAGGGCTTCGGCATGACGGTCCTGGGCGCTGACCTCTACCCCAACCAGCGGCTCGTTGACGAGGAGCACGTCGTAGACGAGTACGTGAAGTACGACGAGCTCTACCGTCGCAGCGACCTCATCTCGCTGCACGCCTTCCTAAACGACGAGAGCCGCCACATGATCAACGACGAGTCCATCGCCCAGATGAAGGATGGTGTCATCTTCGTGAACACGGGACGAGGGGGTCTCGTCGACACCCAGGCCCTCATTCGCGGTATCCTATCAGGCAAGATTGGAGCGGCAGGCCTGGACGTCTACGATGAGGAGAGCCCGAATGTCTACCAGAACCGCGCCGGCGAGGTCATCGACTCCGTCACGGCCCGCCTGTGCTCCTTCCCCAACGTGGTGATGACCAGCCACCAGGCGTTCTTCACCCACGAGGCCCTAGCGCAGATCGCGCGTGTCACGCTCGACAACGCCCAGGCTCTTGCCAACGGCACCGACTTCGTCGAGAGGAGCGTCGTCTGCTAG